From Labrus bergylta chromosome 22, fLabBer1.1, whole genome shotgun sequence, one genomic window encodes:
- the si:cabz01007794.1 gene encoding uncharacterized protein si:cabz01007794.1, which translates to MTTGSDMTTAAGATTMAASMTTGNAMTSTPAATGNAMTSTPAATGNAMTSTPAATGNAMTSAPGATTTAPSMTTGNAMTSTPAATGNAMTSTPAATGNAMTSTPAATGNAMTSAPGATTTAPSMTTGNAMTSTPAATGNAMTSTPAATGNAMTSTPAATGNAMTSAPGATTTAPSMTTGNAMTSTPAATGNAMTSTPAATGNAMTSTPAATGNAMTSTPAATGNAMTSAPGATTTAPSMTTVAAQLTPNNNVSTLATSFNRSGCGSEKLCAAEPSTCDPSATGSCFFLGARRSGGQNFELELSGESSGYVAAVLSPDTSLGGNDTTYVCANNNGNVKFFGANLNNGQLTEATVNANNVKGSINGNIIRCTFDATVSTTQQRASTVTLGILTGSFDSTSGAVGTPSTQLRSNPVDLGNPNATVTNANSPDTTTATITTASHAITLQQSLTQALLITVSVLCLAVL; encoded by the exons ATGACAACAGGAAGCGACATGACAACCGCAGCAGgtgcaacaacaatggcggcatccatgacaacaggaaacgCCATGACAAGCACACCAGCTGCAACAGGAAACGCCATGACAAGCACACCAGCTGCAACAGGAAACGCCATGACAAGCACACCAGCTGCAACAGGAAACGCCATGACAAGCGCACCAGGTGCAACAACAACGGCGCCAtccatgacaacaggaaacgCCATGACAAGCACACCAGCTGCAACAGGAAACGCCATGACAAGCACACCAGCTGCAACAGGAAACGCCATGACAAGCACACCAGCTGCAACAGGAAACGCCATGACAAGCGCACCAGGTGCAACAACAACGGCGCCAtccatgacaacaggaaacgCCATGACAAGCACACCAGCTGCAACAGGAAATGCCATGACAAGCACACCAGCTGCAACAGGAAACGCCATGACAAGCACACCAGCTGCAACAGGAAACGCCATGACAAGCGCACCAGGTGCAACAACAACGGCGCCAtccatgacaacaggaaacgCCATGACAAGCACACCAGCTGCAACAGGAAACGCCATGACAAGCACACCAGCTGCAACAGGAAACGCCATGACAAGCACACCAGCTGCAACAGGAAACGCCATGACAAGCACACCAGCTGCAACAGGAAACGCCATGACAAGCGCACCAGGTGCAACAACAACGGCGCCATCCATGACAACAGTAGCAGCCCAACTAACACCCAACAATAACGTGTCAACGCTTGCG ACATCTTTCAACAGAAGTGGCTGTGGAAGTGAAAAACTCTGTGCGGCCGAGCCCTCTACGTGCGACCCCTCTGCTACAGGATCATGTTTCTTTCTCGGTGCGCGGAGGAGTGGCGGTCAAAACTTTGAGCTTGAGCTCTCAGGAGAGTCATCCGGCTATGTTGCAGCAGTCCTGTCGCCTGACACCTCACTG GGGGGAAACGACACAACCTATGTTTGTGCAAATAACAACGGTAATGTAAAATTCTTCGGCGCCAACCTCAACAACGGCCAGCTTACAGAGGCTACG GTCAACGCAAACAATGTGAAAGGAAGCATTAATGGAAATATAATCCGGTGCACATTTGATGCCACTGTATCAACCACACAACAAAGAGCATCAACTGTAACACTTGGAATACTCACAGGATCTTTTGACAGCA CTTCTGGTGCTGTTGGAACCCCAAGCACCCAATTGAGGAGCAATCCTGTTGACCTGGGAAATCCCAATGCCACAGTCACAAATGCGAATTCACCCGACACCACCACCGCTACCATTACCACTGCTAGCCATGCCATTACACTCCAGCAATCACTCACGCAAG CTCTGCTGATCACTGTGAGTGTGCTCTGTCTGGCTGTGCTCTGA